From Demequina capsici:
CCGGCGCTCGTCTCCGGGACTCGCCGCCTCGGGCTGCTGCAGGAACGGCTCGCTCTGGCAGTGCAGGGTCTTCACGGTCTTCGCGTGCTGGAGTTCCCGGTGCCGATCGCTCCGATCAAGGATGCGTTCTGGTGGAACGGCATGTACGACGCCGATCCCGGCCACGTGTGGCTGAGAGGCATGCTCGCACAGGTCGCCGAGTCGATGGCAGGCGAGGTGGACGGTCGCGCCGAGGCGTGACGGTCGGGTCGTGCGTCGGCGACGGCTGAGCGCTGGCCGTCGCTCGAGCCGTCCCCGACGTGAGTGCTGCGGCTGGGAGGAGATCAGCCTCGGCCCTGGATGGCGTAGGGGTTGAGCAGCACGTCCTTGATCTCGTCCGGCACGCCCTCCTCGGTGGCGGACGGGCCGTCGGCGGCGGGGAACGACTCGGTCATCGACATCGGCATCTGGCTGTTGCGATAGAAGTTGTTGGAGCCGAGGGACGGCTTCCAGGTCTGGACCTCCCAGTCGGGCACGTAGTTGCGGTAGCCGCCGGTGTTGACCTCGATGCGCAGGTGCGACGGCTCGCGGAAGTACAGGAAGTTCTGCTCGCCGATGCCGTGGATCGACGGGCCGTACTCGATGTCCGTGCCGTTCTCCATGAGCGCGTCGGCAGCATGGAGCAGGTCCTCGCGGGTGTCCACCCAGAAGGCGTAGTGGTTGACGCGACCGGCGCGGCTGGACCCGTCGAGCACGACGCCCAGGTCGTGAGACTTCTCGTTCGTGGTGATGACGGAGAAGACGGAGATCGGGGCCTCGTCGAGCACGGTGCGGGCCATGATGCGGAAGCCGAGGACGTCGCGGTACCAGGCGGCGAACGCGTCGACGTCGCTGGTGGCGATGGTCACGTGGTCCAGCTGGCGAGGGGCGCCGAGGTGTCGGCTGCGGCGCTGGGGGCGGTCGGGGTAGATCGAGGCCTTGGCGCCGGTGGCGTGGAAGTGCTCGACGTCCCAGTGGAGGGTCATGGGGTGGCCCCAGGGTCCGACGAACTGGAAGGTCCTGCCTACGGCGTTCTCCTCGACCCAGGCGCCTTCGATGCCTGCGGCCTCCACGCGCCGGGCCGCCTCCTCGAGCGCCTCGGGGCTGGAGGTGCGCCACGCCATCGAGGCGAGCGACGGCTCAGGCCCTGGCTTCACGACCACGCTGTAGCGGTAGTAGTCGCCCCAGCAGCGCAGGTACACGTCGTCGCCGATGCGGTCGACGACCTCGAGGCCCACCTGCTGCTCGTAGAACGTGACGGAGGCCTCCACGTCGGGGGAGGTGATCGCCACGTAGGACAGGTGTGAGAGAAGCGAGATCATCGTCGATCCTTTCCGGGGTACCCGGCGCCGTTGCCGGTTCAGGTCCACTA
This genomic window contains:
- a CDS encoding VOC family protein, with the translated sequence MISLLSHLSYVAITSPDVEASVTFYEQQVGLEVVDRIGDDVYLRCWGDYYRYSVVVKPGPEPSLASMAWRTSSPEALEEAARRVEAAGIEGAWVEENAVGRTFQFVGPWGHPMTLHWDVEHFHATGAKASIYPDRPQRRSRHLGAPRQLDHVTIATSDVDAFAAWYRDVLGFRIMARTVLDEAPISVFSVITTNEKSHDLGVVLDGSSRAGRVNHYAFWVDTREDLLHAADALMENGTDIEYGPSIHGIGEQNFLYFREPSHLRIEVNTGGYRNYVPDWEVQTWKPSLGSNNFYRNSQMPMSMTESFPAADGPSATEEGVPDEIKDVLLNPYAIQGRG